A single Pseudodesulfovibrio aespoeensis Aspo-2 DNA region contains:
- a CDS encoding sigma-54-dependent transcriptional regulator: protein MARILVIDDDELIRSSLFRCFDDMGHEVAMAENLASGIALAQTGVDVIYLDLHLPDGDGHKAINDLTATPGQPEIIVLTGQLDSFGAQETLASGAWDYIRKPASPSSIRASLTSALGYREDRCATAAPRPAFDACGIIGDDPAMQRAKQLLARAAGSEASVLLLGETGVGKELAAHAIHANSQRKGAPFVVVDCSNLTESLLESILYGHVKGAFTGAHINHKGLVAEADGGTLFLDEVGELPASLQKSFLRVLQERRFRSVGSGREQESDFRLVAATNRDLEAMTRAGTFRNDLLFRLRTVEISLPPLRERGNDLIHLAAYFAKRSCHRYALPPKKLSKQLTSILTAYPWPGNVRELGNVMEAAVIEADQDPALYPKHLPSHVRMSSLDRGRRKPVVKTPAPKEDGPVLAYATYKAVRDQAYFRHLMEVCDHDVTRASQLSGLSVPSIYRHLGLAGIATRSRGQG from the coding sequence ATGGCCAGAATACTCGTAATCGACGACGACGAACTCATCCGCAGCAGCCTCTTCCGGTGCTTCGACGACATGGGCCACGAGGTCGCCATGGCCGAAAACCTGGCATCAGGCATCGCCCTGGCGCAAACCGGAGTCGATGTCATCTACCTCGACCTTCACCTGCCCGACGGGGACGGCCACAAGGCCATCAACGATCTGACGGCCACCCCGGGCCAGCCGGAGATCATCGTGCTCACGGGACAGCTCGACAGCTTTGGGGCGCAGGAGACTCTGGCCAGCGGAGCCTGGGACTACATCAGAAAACCCGCATCCCCGTCCAGCATACGAGCTTCGCTGACCAGCGCTCTGGGCTATCGGGAGGACCGGTGCGCCACTGCCGCGCCCCGGCCAGCCTTCGACGCCTGCGGCATCATCGGCGACGATCCAGCCATGCAGCGGGCCAAGCAACTCCTCGCCCGAGCGGCGGGCAGTGAAGCCAGCGTCCTTCTTCTTGGCGAAACCGGAGTAGGCAAGGAACTGGCCGCTCACGCCATCCACGCCAACAGCCAGCGCAAGGGTGCGCCCTTTGTGGTGGTGGACTGCTCGAACCTGACCGAGAGCCTGCTTGAAAGCATCCTCTACGGCCACGTCAAAGGTGCCTTCACTGGCGCTCACATCAACCACAAGGGCCTTGTGGCCGAGGCTGACGGCGGCACGCTCTTCCTGGACGAGGTCGGCGAGCTGCCCGCCTCGTTGCAGAAATCCTTCCTGCGTGTGCTTCAGGAGCGCCGTTTCCGCTCAGTGGGGTCCGGGCGGGAACAAGAGAGCGATTTTCGCCTCGTAGCCGCTACCAATCGCGACCTGGAGGCCATGACCAGGGCAGGAACCTTCCGCAACGATCTGCTCTTCCGGCTACGCACGGTGGAAATCTCTCTGCCCCCCCTTCGCGAGCGCGGCAACGATCTGATCCACCTCGCGGCCTATTTCGCCAAGCGTTCATGCCACCGCTACGCCCTGCCACCCAAGAAGCTCTCCAAACAACTGACCTCCATCCTAACCGCGTACCCCTGGCCGGGGAACGTGCGCGAACTCGGCAATGTCATGGAGGCGGCGGTGATCGAGGCCGACCAGGACCCCGCACTGTACCCCAAACACCTGCCCAGCCATGTCCGCATGTCCTCCCTGGACCGAGGCAGACGCAAGCCCGTTGTCAAGACACCCGCCCCCAAGGAGGACGGTCCCGTTCTCGCCTATGCGACATACAAGGCCGTGCGCGACCAAGCCTACTTCCGGCACCTAATGGAGGTCTGCGATCACGACGTGACCAGAGCCAGCCAGCTCTCTGGCCTAAGTGTGCCGAGCATCTACCGTCATCTCGGACTGGCAGGAATAGCCACCAGGAGCAGGGGACAGGGCTGA
- a CDS encoding hybrid sensor histidine kinase/response regulator — translation MKNVKKCQFKNPVAGFPQTSLFRRYAEGSSHALALVDRDGAVAYANQAFDRLAARLSKLPQAEGRAAQGRGLSAPFVAALKEIWGQVGRDVQECRFPLNGEDGLVCRLVPLKPEELVIVELETSTDTASLKDALRAERMLRRQSDLLRERGRRLIFDVIDELPVFVYMQRPDYTVAYANKKTITFYGHTEGRRCYEVFGGRSTPCPQCPTFTVFATGRPVDWQFTDNDGRTFHIYDYPFEDENGEPLVMELGVDITELKRVERELFQAQKMRAIGVLAGGIAHDLNNNLVPIIFNIDHVQGKSTDTAMAAPLAEALRAAYKAAELVEQVLEYSRQQDVSRSPLHLTPLARENLALLQASLPGHIRLTVNSSADQDCVLANPSQIQQLLLNLCRNAVQAMPDGGILSVSITNLHLSSQKDAPHLGLGLGSHVVLQVADTGCGIESEAVERIFEPFYTSKKKSGGTGMGLAVVHAITSCNGGSIHVDSVPGSGTVFTVYLPCAAPAASPAVEEPRQASRTTGRLLLVDDDHGALQAMRRVLRDAGYEVFTADSGQEGLKEYFHARGQYDLVLTDQSMPDMTGLELAARILEHDGGARIIICTGHVEPQLEAQAAGAGVAGFVMKPMSPRVLVENVRKYCS, via the coding sequence ATGAAAAATGTAAAAAAATGTCAATTCAAGAATCCTGTCGCGGGCTTTCCCCAGACATCACTTTTCCGGCGCTATGCCGAGGGAAGCTCCCACGCCCTCGCCCTTGTGGACCGCGATGGGGCCGTGGCCTACGCCAACCAGGCCTTTGACCGGCTCGCTGCGCGTCTGTCCAAGCTCCCCCAAGCTGAAGGCCGCGCGGCACAGGGGCGCGGGCTATCCGCACCATTTGTGGCCGCCTTGAAGGAAATTTGGGGGCAAGTGGGCAGAGATGTGCAGGAGTGCCGTTTTCCGCTGAACGGGGAGGACGGGCTTGTCTGCCGCCTTGTTCCTCTGAAGCCGGAGGAACTGGTGATCGTGGAGTTGGAGACCAGTACGGACACGGCGTCCCTCAAGGACGCCTTGCGCGCAGAGCGGATGCTGCGCCGCCAGTCAGACTTGCTGCGCGAGCGGGGGCGCAGGCTGATCTTCGATGTCATCGACGAGTTGCCTGTCTTCGTGTACATGCAGCGGCCCGACTACACCGTGGCCTATGCCAACAAGAAGACCATCACGTTTTACGGCCATACCGAGGGAAGGCGATGCTACGAGGTGTTCGGAGGGCGCAGCACCCCTTGTCCGCAGTGCCCGACCTTCACGGTCTTTGCGACCGGCAGGCCCGTGGATTGGCAGTTCACGGACAACGACGGCCGGACTTTCCACATCTACGACTATCCCTTTGAAGACGAGAACGGCGAGCCCCTGGTCATGGAATTGGGCGTGGACATCACCGAGTTGAAGCGCGTGGAGAGGGAGCTTTTCCAGGCCCAGAAGATGCGGGCCATCGGCGTGCTGGCAGGCGGCATCGCCCACGACCTCAACAACAACCTTGTGCCGATAATCTTCAATATCGACCATGTGCAAGGCAAATCAACGGACACGGCCATGGCCGCCCCGCTGGCCGAAGCGCTGCGGGCCGCCTACAAGGCCGCCGAGCTGGTGGAACAGGTGCTGGAGTACAGCCGCCAACAGGACGTGTCCCGCTCGCCGCTCCACCTGACTCCGCTGGCCAGGGAGAATCTGGCCCTGCTCCAGGCCTCGCTGCCCGGACATATCAGGCTGACCGTGAACTCTTCGGCGGACCAGGATTGCGTCCTGGCCAACCCCTCGCAGATCCAGCAGTTGCTGCTCAATCTCTGCCGCAACGCGGTGCAGGCCATGCCCGATGGCGGCATCTTGTCCGTTTCCATCACCAATCTGCACCTTTCGTCGCAAAAGGACGCTCCGCACCTCGGACTAGGGCTGGGCAGCCATGTGGTGCTGCAGGTGGCCGACACGGGATGCGGCATCGAGTCCGAGGCTGTGGAGCGCATCTTCGAGCCCTTCTACACCAGCAAGAAGAAGAGCGGCGGCACCGGCATGGGGCTGGCCGTGGTCCACGCCATCACCAGTTGCAACGGCGGCTCCATCCACGTGGACAGTGTGCCGGGTTCGGGTACGGTGTTCACGGTCTATCTGCCCTGTGCCGCGCCTGCGGCCAGTCCAGCCGTCGAGGAGCCGCGACAGGCGTCTCGGACCACAGGCCGCCTGCTGCTGGTGGACGACGACCACGGCGCGCTCCAGGCCATGCGGCGGGTCCTGCGCGACGCGGGCTATGAAGTCTTCACGGCTGACAGCGGACAGGAAGGACTCAAGGAATACTTCCACGCCAGGGGGCAGTACGATCTGGTGCTCACCGATCAATCCATGCCCGACATGACCGGCCTGGAGCTGGCCGCACGCATCCTTGAGCACGACGGCGGAGCCAGGATCATCATCTGCACGGGCCATGTGGAGCCGCAACTGGAGGCCCAGGCCGCCGGAGCAGGCGTGGCCGGGTTTGTCATGAAGCCCATGTCGCCCAGAGTCCTGGTGGAAAACGTCCGAAAATACTGCTCGTAG
- a CDS encoding glutamine synthetase family protein, which produces MSLPKTQSIDSIEKQIRDHDIHFVRFEQSDLHGVSRSKTVPVGFFMDYMKNGLNFYGGLLGLDIQSMVPKGTGYAEEVAFEDHCTVPDLSTFTVLPWVPNTANITVDPYWYDGRPAMASPRLLLRKIIDAFDAMGYICRLGYEFEFYVLDRETRKPVYGGQPIFVTLKNNFDINYTYDLMRKMDQAGVRIITQNSEHGPGQQEINLHYQDGLAAADTAFLYKMGAKEISLQHGYIATWLTKPFIDSSASGSHFHISLIDKKTGKNAFNDPEGEFGLSPLARNFLAGMLKHARANSVFTAPTINCYKRYRVNSFAPHSATWGMENRTVGIRLKGCRGESTHFENRLACGGTNPYLLALSTLASGLEGIRSAPELPAPVTGIAYERDDLPRLPFTLDEAIEAFEQDTELHSVLDPEFIKLVLAVKKFEVETAKAQFEDYGTPEFNNRVDPWEWDYFLELI; this is translated from the coding sequence ATGAGCCTGCCAAAAACCCAGTCCATTGACAGCATCGAAAAGCAAATCAGGGATCATGACATTCATTTTGTCCGTTTCGAACAGTCCGACCTGCACGGGGTATCCCGCAGCAAGACCGTCCCGGTCGGCTTTTTCATGGATTATATGAAGAACGGACTGAATTTCTACGGCGGTCTGTTGGGCCTGGACATCCAGTCCATGGTCCCCAAGGGCACGGGGTATGCCGAGGAAGTGGCCTTTGAGGACCACTGCACCGTGCCGGACCTGTCCACCTTCACCGTGCTGCCCTGGGTGCCCAACACGGCCAACATCACGGTGGACCCCTACTGGTACGACGGCAGGCCCGCCATGGCCTCGCCCCGGCTGCTGCTCAGGAAGATCATCGATGCCTTTGACGCCATGGGCTACATCTGCCGCCTGGGCTACGAGTTCGAGTTCTATGTGCTCGACCGAGAGACGCGCAAGCCCGTGTACGGCGGCCAGCCCATCTTCGTGACCCTCAAGAACAACTTCGACATCAACTACACCTATGACCTGATGCGCAAGATGGATCAGGCTGGTGTGCGCATCATCACCCAGAATTCGGAGCACGGGCCGGGCCAGCAGGAGATCAACCTGCACTACCAGGACGGCCTGGCCGCGGCGGACACCGCTTTCCTCTACAAAATGGGGGCCAAGGAAATTTCGCTCCAGCACGGGTACATCGCCACCTGGCTGACCAAGCCTTTCATCGATTCCAGCGCGTCAGGCTCGCACTTTCACATCAGCCTCATCGACAAGAAGACCGGGAAGAACGCCTTCAACGACCCTGAGGGCGAGTTCGGCCTGTCGCCACTGGCCCGGAACTTTCTGGCCGGCATGCTCAAGCATGCCCGCGCCAACTCGGTGTTCACCGCGCCGACCATCAACTGCTACAAGCGCTACCGCGTCAACTCCTTTGCCCCGCACAGCGCCACCTGGGGCATGGAAAACCGCACCGTGGGCATCCGGCTCAAGGGATGTCGGGGCGAGAGCACCCATTTCGAAAACCGCCTGGCCTGCGGCGGCACTAATCCGTATCTGCTGGCCCTGAGCACCCTGGCCTCCGGGCTCGAGGGCATCCGCTCGGCCCCGGAGCTGCCCGCCCCGGTCACGGGCATCGCCTACGAGCGCGACGACCTGCCAAGGCTGCCCTTCACCCTGGACGAGGCCATCGAGGCCTTTGAGCAGGACACCGAGCTGCACTCGGTCCTGGACCCGGAATTCATCAAGCTGGTCCTGGCAGTGAAGAAATTCGAGGTGGAGACAGCCAAGGCGCAGTTCGAGGACTACGGAACCCCGGAATTCAACAACCGGGTCGACCCCTGGGAATGGGACTACTTCCTGGAACTGATCTAG
- a CDS encoding acyl-CoA--6-aminopenicillanic acid acyl-transferase translates to MSVAIPVVELAGSPYEVGLGHGRAMKDRIVSLAASITGVHQENNALLKVERESLVAFSMKNLGFMEKFSPDLVLEMRGIADGAGIPFEDVVYLNSFLELEELRAPGLGARLLPDSLWGCTTFNVMQDAGLGGRAFIGQTYDMEKYYGQYLCLLRITPQNGPAMLVITFSGLLGVCGMNARGIGAVINKVAATDARHGVIYPFVMRKALAAERVGDALGAMIFSPRASGINYQLAGQGVAFCAETSATRYQLLPIDGAMAHTNHFVGDEMRRFETPNWLSHGGSMVRKQVADAFLSRNRGSLDLEKLKELTRDHTNHPRCVCAHGFPGEPDTTAFQTVFGVVMDPEAGVMELCPGNPCENGYERHFLERRPCSDGVSF, encoded by the coding sequence ATGTCCGTCGCAATCCCGGTCGTCGAGCTGGCCGGATCACCATACGAGGTCGGCCTGGGCCATGGCCGGGCCATGAAGGACCGGATCGTGTCGCTGGCCGCCTCCATCACCGGGGTGCACCAGGAGAACAACGCCCTGCTCAAGGTCGAGCGTGAGTCCCTGGTGGCCTTCTCCATGAAGAACCTGGGGTTTATGGAAAAATTCTCACCCGATCTGGTCCTTGAGATGCGCGGCATCGCCGACGGCGCGGGCATCCCCTTTGAGGACGTGGTCTACCTGAACAGCTTTCTCGAACTTGAGGAGCTTCGCGCCCCTGGGCTGGGCGCGCGCCTGCTGCCCGATTCCCTGTGGGGATGCACCACCTTCAACGTCATGCAGGACGCGGGCCTTGGTGGTCGCGCCTTCATCGGCCAGACCTATGACATGGAGAAATACTACGGCCAGTATCTCTGCCTGCTGCGGATCACTCCACAGAACGGCCCGGCCATGCTGGTGATCACCTTCAGCGGCCTGCTCGGGGTCTGCGGCATGAACGCGCGTGGGATCGGCGCGGTCATTAACAAGGTGGCGGCCACGGATGCTCGCCACGGCGTGATCTATCCCTTTGTCATGCGCAAGGCCCTGGCAGCCGAGCGGGTGGGGGACGCCCTGGGGGCCATGATCTTTTCCCCGCGCGCCTCGGGCATCAACTACCAGCTGGCCGGGCAGGGGGTGGCTTTTTGCGCCGAGACCTCGGCCACCCGCTACCAGCTGCTCCCCATCGACGGGGCCATGGCTCACACCAACCACTTCGTGGGCGACGAGATGCGCCGCTTCGAGACCCCCAACTGGCTCAGCCACGGCGGTTCCATGGTCCGCAAGCAGGTGGCCGACGCCTTCCTGTCGCGAAACCGGGGGAGCCTGGATCTTGAAAAGCTCAAGGAGCTGACCAGGGACCACACCAATCACCCGCGCTGCGTCTGCGCCCACGGCTTTCCGGGTGAGCCGGATACCACGGCCTTTCAGACGGTGTTCGGCGTGGTCATGGACCCCGAGGCAGGCGTCATGGAGCTGTGTCCCGGCAATCCTTGTGAAAACGGCTATGAACGCCACTTTTTGGAGCGGCGGCCATGTTCTGACGGTGTCAGCTTTTGA
- a CDS encoding ABC transporter substrate-binding protein: MSRRDFLRKMSILGISAVVANAVAVSPLGALNAFASMKGAEDRAWELAKVAAAKAKKKTLTLLIPTGSIGNMTPYVDKWKNELGITLEFIEEPDEVIHTKGMQEAVAKTGRYDVMMPTAMSYPDWIDSGVIYDLTEWTEKYDPELFNKEYGVVFPASHHAQLYNGRVAGLLNDGDQITLLCRDDKLKDAAKVKAFEDKFGRKLAVPDTWAEYRDLAEFMHDPANGFYGSLEYRSPYYVKWMFMQRLVSKGVLYFDGDMNPTFNSDEGVQVLEEMLAMNEFLHPDAFSFTWSSNYNAFGRGEGFMNIVWPSGFKYSKAPSTGPATTGKIAATVMPADFTKDGTKVYAGLFCWGYGYAVSKYSENPELAYAYSQWMTSPTISADAIPYLGGYSDPYRVNHMLAPTQRLIDTYSPEYLKTLYDNMVNTVPDFCLPGGFEYQDALDKQVHACMTGAKKPKDALAAAAHSFERITRRIGKDKVRSAWISLAKNLAEPIRKASGADKWS; encoded by the coding sequence ATGTCCCGCCGGGATTTTCTCAGGAAGATGTCGATCCTGGGCATCTCGGCCGTGGTGGCCAACGCCGTGGCCGTGTCCCCGCTGGGCGCGCTCAATGCGTTCGCGTCCATGAAAGGGGCCGAGGACCGCGCCTGGGAACTGGCCAAGGTCGCCGCCGCCAAGGCAAAGAAAAAGACCCTGACCCTGCTCATCCCCACCGGGTCCATCGGCAACATGACCCCCTATGTGGACAAGTGGAAGAACGAGCTTGGCATCACCCTGGAATTCATCGAGGAGCCCGACGAGGTCATCCACACCAAGGGCATGCAGGAGGCGGTGGCCAAGACGGGCCGCTACGACGTGATGATGCCGACAGCCATGTCGTACCCGGACTGGATCGACTCCGGCGTCATCTACGACCTGACCGAGTGGACCGAGAAGTACGACCCGGAGCTCTTCAACAAGGAATATGGCGTGGTCTTCCCGGCCAGCCACCATGCCCAGCTCTACAATGGCCGCGTAGCCGGCCTGCTCAACGACGGCGACCAGATCACGCTTTTGTGCCGGGACGACAAGCTCAAGGACGCGGCCAAGGTCAAGGCGTTCGAGGACAAGTTTGGCCGCAAGCTCGCCGTGCCCGACACCTGGGCCGAGTACCGCGACCTGGCCGAGTTCATGCACGACCCGGCCAACGGGTTTTACGGCAGCCTCGAATACCGCTCGCCGTACTATGTCAAGTGGATGTTCATGCAGCGTCTCGTCTCAAAGGGCGTGCTCTATTTCGACGGCGACATGAACCCCACTTTCAACTCCGACGAAGGTGTCCAGGTGCTCGAAGAGATGCTGGCAATGAACGAGTTCCTGCATCCCGATGCCTTCAGCTTCACCTGGTCCTCCAACTACAACGCCTTTGGCCGGGGCGAAGGCTTCATGAACATCGTCTGGCCCTCTGGCTTCAAGTACTCCAAGGCCCCGTCCACCGGTCCGGCCACCACCGGCAAGATCGCGGCCACGGTCATGCCCGCCGACTTCACCAAGGACGGCACCAAGGTCTACGCGGGCCTGTTCTGTTGGGGCTACGGCTACGCGGTCTCCAAATACTCCGAAAACCCGGAGCTGGCCTACGCCTATTCCCAGTGGATGACCTCGCCCACCATCTCGGCCGACGCCATCCCGTACCTGGGCGGCTATTCCGACCCCTACCGCGTCAATCACATGCTCGCGCCCACGCAGCGGTTGATCGACACCTACTCCCCGGAATACCTCAAGACCCTGTACGACAACATGGTCAACACCGTGCCCGATTTCTGCCTGCCCGGCGGATTCGAGTATCAGGACGCCCTGGACAAGCAGGTGCACGCCTGCATGACCGGCGCCAAAAAGCCCAAGGACGCCCTGGCCGCAGCGGCCCACTCCTTTGAGCGCATCACCCGCCGCATCGGCAAGGACAAGGTCCGCAGCGCCTGGATATCCCTGGCCAAGAACCTGGCCGAGCCCATCAGGAAGGCCAGCGGCGCGGACAAGTGGAGCTGA
- a CDS encoding carbohydrate ABC transporter permease → MNDTPTPKKPRNAPGALSNAAIGRIFTLPGQAVSVLVLVVPLLVALYMSFTDWSPTRGALFDAGFVGFENYSELLIWDTRFLFAVLRTFLLSVVCLSLEFVFGLGLAVLFLRRFRGTSLLFSAFLTPMMILPVVVGYIFWMLFQSNGPINQMIEFVFGAEATVEWFRSSTTAIIAVIVTEVWHWTPLFFLILLSGLNAVPENPVRAAVILGASPRQVFWRVVMPTLKPVIIVAFVIRSMEIIKLFDEVFMLTRGGPGSATETISLYIYKLAFNDFQLAYGAAAAFLVLVGSLLLVHLLLAPVRDQLLEVER, encoded by the coding sequence ATGAACGATACGCCAACCCCAAAAAAGCCCCGGAACGCGCCGGGTGCACTCAGCAACGCTGCCATTGGCCGGATATTCACCCTGCCCGGGCAGGCGGTGTCCGTGCTGGTGCTCGTGGTGCCGCTGCTGGTGGCCCTGTACATGAGCTTCACGGACTGGTCCCCAACGCGAGGGGCGCTCTTCGACGCCGGGTTCGTCGGGTTCGAGAATTACAGCGAGCTGCTCATCTGGGACACGCGTTTTCTCTTCGCGGTGCTGCGCACCTTTCTCCTCTCCGTGGTCTGTCTCAGTCTCGAATTCGTCTTCGGCCTCGGGCTGGCCGTGCTTTTCCTTCGCAGGTTCCGGGGAACATCTCTGCTGTTTTCGGCCTTTCTCACGCCCATGATGATCCTGCCGGTGGTCGTGGGGTACATTTTCTGGATGCTCTTCCAGTCCAACGGCCCCATCAACCAGATGATCGAGTTCGTGTTCGGGGCCGAGGCCACCGTGGAGTGGTTCCGCAGCTCAACCACGGCCATCATCGCGGTGATCGTCACCGAGGTCTGGCACTGGACGCCGCTGTTCTTCCTGATCCTGCTCTCGGGCCTCAACGCCGTGCCCGAGAACCCGGTCAGGGCGGCGGTCATTCTGGGGGCCAGCCCGCGCCAGGTCTTCTGGCGGGTGGTCATGCCCACCCTCAAGCCGGTGATCATCGTGGCTTTTGTCATCCGCTCCATGGAGATCATCAAGCTCTTTGACGAGGTCTTCATGCTCACCCGGGGCGGGCCGGGGTCTGCCACCGAAACGATCAGCCTCTATATCTACAAGCTGGCTTTCAACGATTTCCAACTGGCCTACGGGGCCGCCGCCGCGTTTCTCGTGCTCGTCGGCTCCCTGCTGCTGGTTCATCTTCTGCTCGCCCCGGTGCGGGACCAGCTCCTGGAGGTGGAGCGCTGA
- a CDS encoding carbohydrate ABC transporter permease, protein MHDKKLSPLQTVILMLALAIVLFPVFWILMTAIKPPTDWNASPAIWIPSEPTLVNFQTLFDPDALGKYGVGGVSQPATKAVLGSLLATIVATTLSVVIGLFSAIGISRYGNGGKATPLIILSGRMFPPAAIAVPFVIIFSNVGLIDSYVGLIAIYVAVTLPFSTWMLKSFVDDLPREIEEAAMIDGRSKLMAHLTVTIPLIKGGLFATTMFIFILNWSEFMFALVLSYTDVSTIPVQLAKYVTATAGTLYGVQAALAVLAMVPLVIVGYLIQSHLARGMTFGAIKQ, encoded by the coding sequence ATGCATGACAAGAAACTCTCCCCGCTGCAAACGGTCATCTTGATGCTGGCCCTGGCTATCGTCCTCTTCCCGGTCTTCTGGATTCTGATGACGGCCATCAAGCCGCCCACGGACTGGAACGCCTCGCCCGCCATCTGGATTCCGTCCGAGCCGACCCTGGTCAACTTCCAGACCCTGTTCGACCCCGACGCCCTGGGCAAGTATGGTGTCGGCGGGGTCAGCCAGCCCGCCACCAAGGCCGTGCTCGGCTCGCTCTTGGCGACCATCGTTGCCACGACCCTGTCGGTGGTCATCGGTCTGTTCTCGGCCATCGGCATCTCGCGATACGGCAACGGCGGCAAGGCCACGCCCCTGATCATCCTCTCGGGCCGGATGTTTCCGCCAGCGGCCATCGCGGTGCCGTTCGTCATTATCTTCTCCAACGTCGGACTCATCGACAGCTATGTCGGGCTCATCGCCATCTATGTGGCCGTGACCCTGCCGTTCTCCACCTGGATGCTCAAGAGCTTCGTGGACGACTTGCCGCGCGAGATCGAGGAAGCGGCCATGATCGACGGTCGCTCCAAGCTCATGGCGCACCTGACCGTGACCATCCCCCTGATCAAGGGCGGGCTGTTCGCCACGACCATGTTCATCTTCATCCTCAACTGGTCGGAATTCATGTTCGCCCTGGTCCTCTCCTATACCGATGTCAGCACCATCCCGGTGCAACTCGCCAAGTACGTGACCGCAACGGCCGGCACCCTCTACGGCGTCCAGGCCGCCCTGGCCGTCCTGGCCATGGTTCCGCTGGTCATAGTGGGGTATCTCATCCAGTCGCACCTCGCCCGCGGCATGACCTTTGGAGCGATCAAGCAATGA
- a CDS encoding ABC transporter ATP-binding protein yields the protein MNKPKLELVSLCKEYDNGSVIAVEDIDLRVEAGETVALLGSSGCGKSTTLNMIVGLESPTSGDIQIDGKSVVSVPPGRRNVGLVFQDYAVFTSMTVRKNLAFGLEVRGKYVLEINRAVEEVAELLGMSDKLEARARDLGGSELQRVAIGRTLVTKPSILLLDEPLSNLETSARLAMRRELRRLQSEIGLTIIYVTHDQVEALSLADRIAVMNAGRILQVEKASTICAMPGHTFVAGFLGSPPMNLIRGKFEARGGEVFFRRGDFSLALGAGATVPEGYFTLGMRAESIRLASGADARFTGRVSLLEPRGSEAVLTVDVGRETLKVVVPPHARLAVGEVVGLAVDRESLHFFDGDNNRATSLELAGRIF from the coding sequence ATGAACAAGCCCAAACTCGAACTGGTTTCCCTGTGCAAGGAGTACGACAACGGCTCGGTCATCGCGGTGGAGGACATCGACCTGCGCGTCGAGGCCGGGGAGACCGTGGCCCTGCTCGGCTCGTCGGGCTGCGGCAAGTCCACGACCCTGAACATGATTGTCGGGCTGGAGTCGCCCACATCCGGCGATATCCAGATCGACGGCAAGTCGGTGGTCTCGGTGCCGCCGGGCAGGCGCAACGTGGGCCTCGTGTTTCAGGACTACGCGGTCTTCACATCCATGACCGTGCGCAAGAATCTCGCCTTTGGCCTGGAGGTACGCGGCAAGTATGTGCTGGAAATCAACCGGGCCGTGGAGGAGGTGGCCGAGCTGCTCGGCATGTCCGACAAGCTTGAGGCAAGGGCCAGGGATCTGGGCGGCTCGGAGCTGCAACGGGTGGCCATTGGCCGGACCCTGGTCACCAAGCCCTCGATCCTGCTCCTGGATGAGCCGCTCTCCAACCTGGAAACCTCGGCCCGGCTCGCCATGCGCAGGGAGCTGCGCCGCCTCCAGAGCGAGATCGGCCTGACCATCATCTATGTAACCCACGATCAGGTGGAGGCGCTCTCCCTGGCCGACCGCATCGCGGTCATGAACGCGGGCCGGATACTCCAGGTGGAGAAGGCGTCCACCATATGCGCCATGCCCGGGCACACCTTCGTGGCCGGATTTCTCGGCTCGCCGCCCATGAATCTGATCCGGGGCAAGTTCGAGGCGCGCGGCGGCGAAGTGTTCTTCCGGCGCGGGGATTTCTCCCTCGCCCTTGGGGCTGGCGCGACCGTTCCGGAGGGGTACTTCACCCTGGGCATGCGTGCGGAGTCCATCCGCCTCGCCTCGGGCGCGGATGCCAGGTTCACCGGGCGGGTTAGCCTGCTGGAGCCGCGTGGCTCCGAAGCTGTGCTGACCGTGGACGTGGGCAGGGAGACACTCAAGGTCGTGGTGCCGCCCCATGCCCGACTGGCAGTGGGCGAAGTGGTCGGCCTGGCCGTGGACCGGGAATCCCTGCACTTCTTCGACGGCGACAACAACCGCGCAACGAGCCTCGAACTGGCCGGGAGGATTTTCTGA